In Wolinella succinogenes DSM 1740, a single genomic region encodes these proteins:
- a CDS encoding bile acid:sodium symporter family protein, which yields MDRINALFPLWAILFSALAYAMPSLFVPLKEMIVPLLGFIMFCMGMTLLPKDFKEVVRRPKVIALGIVLQFTLMPLGAYVIAHLLGFPALLIAGFILVGTAPGGTASNVMAFLAKGDVALSITLTACSTLLGVILTPYLTLFLTQEVVEVNALAMLMSIVKIVFFPVALGVGVNYFLCQKVEKVQRLLPTLSIVGIVLIIAIVVALNQSKILEVGAWVALGVVMHNTLGLVLGYFLSKMAGFEEKIARTIAIEVGMQNSGLAVALAAKYFGALAALPGAIFSVWHNVSGSLIASYWGSRSEKEQEQG from the coding sequence ATGGATCGTATCAATGCTCTATTTCCCTTGTGGGCGATTCTCTTTTCGGCCCTAGCATATGCGATGCCATCGCTATTTGTGCCGCTTAAGGAGATGATCGTTCCCTTGCTTGGGTTTATCATGTTTTGCATGGGGATGACACTGTTGCCCAAGGATTTTAAAGAGGTGGTACGCCGCCCTAAGGTGATTGCACTAGGAATTGTTTTGCAGTTCACCCTGATGCCTTTGGGGGCTTATGTGATTGCCCATCTGCTTGGATTCCCTGCACTTTTGATCGCGGGCTTTATTTTGGTGGGAACAGCTCCTGGAGGAACGGCCTCCAATGTCATGGCATTTTTAGCCAAAGGAGATGTTGCGCTCTCCATCACGCTCACCGCCTGTTCGACGCTTCTTGGGGTGATTCTCACTCCCTATTTGACCCTCTTTTTAACTCAAGAGGTGGTCGAGGTCAACGCGCTAGCCATGCTTATGAGCATTGTGAAGATCGTCTTTTTCCCTGTGGCACTAGGGGTAGGGGTGAACTATTTTTTGTGCCAAAAAGTTGAAAAAGTCCAACGCCTTCTTCCCACGCTCTCTATTGTTGGAATCGTGCTCATCATTGCTATCGTGGTTGCGCTCAATCAGAGCAAGATTCTCGAAGTGGGTGCTTGGGTGGCTCTTGGGGTGGTGATGCACAATACGCTAGGGCTTGTGCTCGGATATTTTTTGAGCAAAATGGCGGGATTTGAGGAGAAGATTGCGCGAACCATCGCTATTGAGGTGGGGATGCAAAATTCAGGGCTTGCTGTGGCACTGGCGGCCAAATATTTTGGCGCACTCGCGGCACTCCCTGGGGCAATTTTCTCGGTCTGGCATAATGTCTCAGGTTCATTGATTGCTTCTTATTGGGGCAGCAGAAGTGAAAAAGAGCAGGAGCAGGGGTAA
- the larA gene encoding nickel-dependent lactate racemase, translated as MKVTVGYGKEEKIHLEIADSQLIGVYEPNSVEKIDYAKAIDEALAKPLGKDSFDHFINTSERIVFIVNDGTRPTPTRKVLAQIYPKIKNRDIFFIIATGCHRAPTQEEYHFIFGKEIYEDLARQNRIWSHDSRKDEMVYLGKSTNGTEMYLNKIVANAKKVCAIGSVEPHYFAGYTGGRKAFLPGVAAYETIQQNHLLALHENAQALSLQGNPVHEDMMDAMQVLKEIDVFAIMTVLDSDHDICAVRAGDLSDSFYAGIDKADEVFCVNIPKKADIVISVAPYPMDIDLYQSQKALDNGKLALNEGGILIMVAKCRTGIGEEGFFKLMSSANSAQAVLDKIKQEYRLGYHKAAKMAEINLWAESWAVSDLSDEQMRAVHLKPYHDLHQALKEAIAQKGPEASVIVLPFGSITVPKVVS; from the coding sequence ATGAAAGTAACGGTGGGCTACGGAAAAGAAGAAAAAATTCATTTAGAGATTGCCGATTCTCAACTCATTGGAGTCTATGAACCCAACAGCGTCGAAAAGATCGACTACGCCAAAGCGATTGATGAGGCACTAGCCAAGCCTCTTGGCAAGGACTCTTTTGACCATTTTATCAATACCAGTGAGCGCATCGTCTTTATTGTTAATGATGGCACTCGTCCCACCCCTACTCGCAAGGTTCTTGCCCAAATCTATCCCAAAATCAAAAACAGAGATATCTTCTTCATCATCGCCACAGGCTGCCATCGAGCTCCCACCCAAGAGGAGTATCACTTTATTTTTGGGAAAGAGATTTATGAAGACTTGGCGCGCCAAAATCGCATTTGGAGCCATGATTCTCGCAAAGATGAGATGGTCTATCTAGGCAAATCAACCAATGGCACCGAGATGTATCTGAATAAGATAGTCGCCAATGCCAAAAAAGTGTGTGCGATTGGCTCGGTCGAACCTCACTATTTTGCAGGATACACAGGAGGAAGAAAAGCTTTCTTACCTGGAGTCGCTGCCTATGAGACAATCCAACAAAACCATCTTCTAGCCCTCCACGAAAATGCCCAAGCACTCTCCCTCCAAGGGAATCCTGTCCACGAAGACATGATGGATGCAATGCAGGTGCTAAAAGAGATCGATGTTTTTGCAATCATGACAGTTTTGGATAGCGATCATGATATTTGCGCCGTGAGGGCAGGAGATTTGAGCGATTCTTTTTATGCAGGAATCGACAAAGCCGACGAAGTTTTTTGCGTCAATATTCCCAAAAAAGCCGACATTGTTATCTCTGTCGCTCCCTACCCGATGGATATTGATCTCTACCAATCCCAAAAAGCGCTCGATAATGGCAAGCTCGCGCTCAATGAAGGCGGAATCTTGATCATGGTCGCCAAGTGTCGCACGGGAATTGGCGAGGAGGGATTCTTCAAACTCATGAGTTCAGCCAACTCCGCCCAAGCGGTTTTGGATAAAATCAAGCAGGAGTATCGGCTCGGCTACCACAAGGCAGCCAAGATGGCCGAGATCAATCTTTGGGCAGAGAGCTGGGCAGTGAGCGACCTAAGTGATGAGCAGATGAGAGCGGTCCACCTTAAGCCCTATCACGATCTTCACCAAGCCCTAAAAGAGGCTATCGCCCAAAAAGGCCCTGAAGCTAGCGTCATCGTGCTTCCCTTTGGCTCCATCACCGTCCCCAAAGTGGTCTCTTAG
- the ilvA gene encoding threonine ammonia-lyase: protein MIPLSKIVEAHERVKKVIQKTKLAYAPRLSELSGANVYLKKENLQHTGAYKLRGAYNRIATLSQEERAKGVIAASAGNHAQGVAYSAKQFGIRAVIVMPEATPLLKVTGVKRLGAEVILAGNNYDEAYAHALECAKEQELCFIHPFADDEVIAGQGTVALEMIEEKSNIQTVVLPIGGGGLISGVAAAYKQMLPNVRIIGVTAKGAPAMHDSFHAKKIVSVKGVKTIADGIAVRDVTPRNFEYILEGVDDVVQVDDEEIANAVLYLLENQKLVVEGAGAVGVAALLHEKLPVSKGENVAIVLSGGNIDVTMLSVIIEKGLIKSQRKMKFSVILVDKPGSLKGLTDILSQVGANIVRIDYDRTSTSLAYGDANVTIALETKGGEHQEEIRQELWKYHYRFVEID from the coding sequence ATGATTCCATTATCTAAAATCGTTGAGGCGCATGAGCGTGTCAAAAAAGTGATCCAAAAAACCAAACTCGCCTACGCGCCAAGACTAAGTGAGTTAAGCGGAGCCAATGTCTATCTCAAAAAAGAGAATCTCCAACACACGGGCGCCTACAAGCTAAGAGGCGCTTATAATAGAATCGCCACCCTGAGCCAAGAGGAGCGAGCCAAGGGAGTGATTGCCGCTAGTGCGGGGAATCACGCTCAAGGAGTGGCCTATAGCGCCAAACAATTTGGGATTCGTGCGGTGATTGTGATGCCTGAGGCAACTCCATTGCTTAAAGTCACGGGTGTGAAGCGCTTGGGGGCTGAGGTGATCTTAGCGGGCAACAACTACGATGAGGCCTATGCCCATGCACTAGAGTGCGCCAAGGAGCAGGAGCTGTGCTTTATCCACCCTTTTGCTGATGATGAGGTGATCGCAGGGCAGGGGACGGTGGCTTTGGAGATGATCGAGGAGAAGAGCAACATCCAAACCGTAGTGCTTCCTATCGGGGGCGGGGGGCTCATCTCGGGCGTGGCAGCGGCGTATAAGCAGATGCTTCCCAATGTGAGAATCATTGGTGTGACGGCCAAGGGAGCGCCAGCCATGCACGATTCTTTCCATGCCAAGAAAATCGTTTCTGTCAAAGGCGTGAAGACAATCGCCGATGGAATCGCCGTCAGAGATGTCACTCCTAGAAATTTTGAGTACATCTTAGAGGGCGTGGATGATGTGGTGCAAGTGGATGATGAGGAGATCGCTAACGCGGTCTTGTATCTATTAGAGAATCAAAAGCTTGTTGTTGAAGGCGCAGGAGCGGTTGGTGTGGCGGCTTTGTTGCACGAGAAGTTGCCCGTGAGCAAGGGTGAGAATGTCGCTATCGTGCTAAGCGGCGGGAATATCGATGTGACGATGCTCAGTGTCATCATCGAGAAGGGTCTCATCAAATCCCAGCGCAAGATGAAGTTTAGCGTCATCTTGGTGGACAAGCCTGGAAGCCTCAAAGGGCTCACGGATATTCTCTCGCAAGTGGGGGCTAATATTGTGCGAATCGACTATGATCGCACCTCTACCTCTTTGGCTTACGGGGATGCCAATGTCACTATCGCGCTAGAGACCAAGGGGGGAGAGCACCAGGAGGAGATTCGCCAAGAGCTCTGGAAATATCACTATCGATTCGTCGAAATCGATTAG
- the larC gene encoding nickel pincer cofactor biosynthesis protein LarC, with product MKILYYDCFSGISGDMHLGALVDLGVELEYLQKELAKLPLEGEYELSATTVSKSGIRATQVKVKLREHHHHDHRTFGNIRAMILSSALSLRIKERALKMFQKIAEAESRIHAKPLEQVAFHEVGAIDSIIDIVGSAIGLEALGVEKIYASRIELGGGFVRCAHGLLPVPAPATLEILQGLPIGLHGVPFEATTPTGAAILACNVDSFSGSLPLSPQKIGYGAGEREGVDIPNILRLILADEPVQPSPKEVLLETNIDDMSPEHLAYAVERLFEAGALDVYMTPITTKKNRLATKLSILSLLDKERELTQILFQETSSIGLRRLEVEKIALARRFIQVPTPWGEVSVKLSMQGEKVVRYKAEYEECRRLAMTHSVPLHTLYLAIDKAVESCLNDTNH from the coding sequence GTGAAGATTCTCTACTACGATTGTTTCAGCGGAATCAGTGGCGATATGCACCTTGGCGCCCTTGTTGATCTTGGCGTGGAGCTTGAATACCTCCAAAAAGAGCTCGCCAAGCTCCCCCTTGAGGGCGAGTATGAGCTCTCAGCCACGACTGTATCCAAAAGTGGCATCCGTGCCACCCAAGTCAAGGTAAAGCTGCGCGAACACCATCATCATGACCATCGCACCTTTGGAAATATTCGCGCCATGATTCTCTCCAGCGCGCTCTCTTTGCGCATTAAGGAGCGAGCATTGAAAATGTTTCAAAAAATCGCCGAGGCCGAATCAAGAATTCATGCCAAGCCCCTTGAACAGGTTGCCTTCCATGAAGTGGGTGCAATCGATTCAATTATTGATATTGTGGGGTCAGCGATCGGACTTGAAGCGCTTGGTGTTGAGAAGATCTACGCCTCTCGAATCGAGCTTGGAGGGGGGTTTGTCCGATGCGCGCACGGACTGCTCCCTGTCCCTGCGCCCGCCACCTTGGAGATACTTCAAGGACTCCCCATAGGGCTCCACGGGGTTCCTTTTGAGGCGACCACGCCCACGGGTGCGGCGATTCTAGCTTGTAATGTAGATTCTTTCTCTGGTTCGCTTCCTCTTTCTCCGCAAAAAATCGGCTATGGTGCAGGAGAGCGAGAGGGAGTCGATATCCCCAATATTTTGCGACTAATCCTAGCGGATGAGCCTGTGCAGCCTTCACCAAAAGAGGTGCTTTTAGAGACCAACATTGACGACATGAGCCCAGAGCACCTTGCCTATGCCGTCGAACGACTCTTTGAGGCAGGCGCACTAGATGTCTATATGACCCCCATCACGACTAAAAAGAATCGCCTCGCCACCAAGCTCTCCATTCTCTCTTTGCTGGATAAGGAGAGAGAGCTCACACAAATTCTCTTTCAGGAGACGAGCTCTATTGGCTTGCGCCGCCTTGAAGTGGAGAAGATAGCTCTTGCGCGGCGCTTCATTCAAGTCCCCACTCCTTGGGGGGAGGTGAGCGTGAAGCTCTCCATGCAAGGGGAAAAAGTGGTACGCTATAAAGCAGAATATGAAGAGTGTAGGCGCCTCGCCATGACCCACTCTGTGCCATTGCACACCCTCTATTTAGCTATTGATAAGGCGGTTGAATCATGCTTGAACGATACGAATCACTAA
- a CDS encoding ComEA family DNA-binding protein, with product MKKIFMALLLLSAWLMAAVNINTATKEDLMKVKGIGEKKAEAIIEHRTKNGAFKSLEELKSVKGFGEKSVEGLKSELSVK from the coding sequence ATGAAGAAGATTTTTATGGCTCTACTTTTATTGAGTGCTTGGTTGATGGCAGCGGTGAATATCAATACAGCCACCAAAGAGGATCTAATGAAGGTCAAGGGGATTGGAGAGAAGAAGGCGGAGGCAATCATTGAGCATCGCACCAAGAATGGAGCCTTCAAGAGCCTAGAAGAGTTAAAGAGTGTCAAAGGGTTTGGGGAGAAGAGTGTGGAGGGATTAAAGAGTGAGCTTAGTGTGAAGTAG
- the larB gene encoding nickel pincer cofactor biosynthesis protein LarB, with protein MQTQAILTLLEQVQQGNLDIQGALEQLKKLPFEDLGFAKIDHHREIRNGYPEVIYAQGKTPAQISEITKHLLERGNNILATRASEAAYESILAFCPEAKYNALGKTITIKRREITPPPTHITIVAAGTSDLPVVEEAYETATILGNRVEKIVDVGVAGLHRLLAHIEVIRQAKVLIVVAGMEGALASVIGGLVDKPVIAVPTSVGYGASFGGLSALLCMLNSCASGVSVVNIDNGFGAGYNASIINHL; from the coding sequence ATGCAAACCCAAGCGATCTTAACCCTCTTAGAGCAGGTGCAACAGGGGAATCTTGATATTCAAGGGGCACTAGAGCAGCTCAAAAAACTCCCATTTGAAGATTTGGGCTTTGCCAAAATTGATCACCATCGAGAGATACGAAATGGCTACCCTGAAGTGATCTACGCCCAAGGGAAAACCCCTGCGCAAATCAGCGAAATCACTAAACATCTTCTAGAACGAGGAAACAATATTCTCGCCACTAGAGCTAGTGAGGCCGCCTATGAGTCGATTCTTGCTTTTTGTCCTGAGGCAAAATACAATGCCCTAGGCAAAACCATCACCATCAAGCGGCGCGAGATCACCCCGCCCCCTACGCACATCACTATTGTGGCCGCAGGGACTTCTGATCTGCCCGTAGTGGAGGAGGCCTATGAGACGGCCACGATTCTTGGAAATAGAGTCGAGAAGATTGTTGATGTCGGCGTAGCGGGTCTTCATCGCTTATTGGCCCACATAGAAGTAATCCGTCAAGCCAAGGTGCTCATTGTGGTTGCGGGAATGGAAGGAGCCCTCGCTAGTGTTATAGGAGGGTTGGTGGATAAACCCGTCATTGCCGTGCCCACAAGCGTAGGCTATGGTGCAAGCTTTGGGGGCTTATCCGCGCTTTTGTGTATGCTCAATAGTTGTGCTAGCGGTGTGAGTGTGGTCAATATTGATAATGGTTTTGGTGCAGGCTATAATGCCAGCATCATCAACCATCTCTAA
- the larE gene encoding ATP-dependent sacrificial sulfur transferase LarE, translated as MLERYESLKKEIQALESLIVAFSGGVDSSLLLKAAHDALGEKALGITVTTPYMAEREIKEAIAFAKEIGARHEVLSFPWIPTLKENPTNRCYLCKHALFSSLKKLAYQRGFAHIAEGSNLDDTKEERPGRIALQELGIATPLLSLGLSKNEIRQISKELSLKSWNRPSYACLLTRFPHNRPLLEEEIEMVEQAEEFLISLGYGRVRVRFHEELAKIELEPKMMERLISSQEERTKVTLFLRTLGFSHVALDIAGYKDEALHQGISCKPKRS; from the coding sequence ATGCTTGAACGATACGAATCACTAAAAAAAGAGATTCAAGCCCTAGAGAGCCTCATAGTGGCTTTTTCTGGAGGCGTGGATAGCTCACTCCTCCTTAAGGCGGCTCACGATGCGCTTGGCGAGAAGGCGCTTGGAATCACCGTCACCACACCCTACATGGCCGAGCGAGAGATCAAAGAGGCCATCGCTTTTGCCAAGGAGATTGGCGCTAGGCACGAGGTGCTCTCTTTTCCATGGATTCCAACCCTCAAGGAGAATCCGACCAATCGCTGCTACCTCTGCAAGCATGCCCTCTTCTCCTCGTTAAAGAAGCTTGCGTATCAAAGAGGGTTTGCCCATATTGCAGAGGGAAGCAACCTTGATGACACCAAAGAGGAGCGTCCTGGTCGAATCGCCCTCCAAGAGCTGGGAATCGCCACCCCTTTGCTCTCTTTGGGATTGAGCAAAAATGAGATTCGACAAATCTCTAAAGAGCTGAGCCTAAAGAGCTGGAATAGGCCTTCTTATGCTTGTCTCCTCACACGATTTCCCCATAATCGACCCCTTTTAGAAGAGGAGATAGAGATGGTCGAGCAGGCCGAAGAGTTTCTTATCTCTTTGGGCTATGGCAGGGTGAGGGTTCGATTCCATGAGGAGCTCGCCAAGATCGAACTAGAACCTAAAATGATGGAGAGGCTCATCTCAAGCCAAGAGGAGCGCACCAAGGTGACCCTCTTTCTTAGAACTTTGGGCTTTTCCCACGTCGCCCTAGATATAGCAGGCTATAAAGATGAAGCTTTACACCAAGGAATCTCATGCAAACCCAAGCGATCTTAA
- a CDS encoding RluA family pseudouridine synthase: protein MNERKIFHNTEMARLDQALAKLLGESRNQVEALVRGGNVWVDGEKSSKGGVKLKGGERIEVEIPLLRENPAMEVEFEVEILHEEEHFIVLNKPSGAVVHGAPSVKEATLVDWLKKKGISLSTLNGEERHGIVHRLDKETSGAIVIAKSNEAHRRLSLQLQEKSMGRYYLAIIDHPLKEDQRVECYLGRHPHHRLKIAKVPVGRYAKSAFVKLEESIDGSKELIAAKLFTGRTHQIRAHLELLGRHILHDELYGYRGTSEGRIFLHAYGLYFDHPMTGESMFFKAPLFEDMIGYLQQNFPSERLHETLLPDAIVERFSALG from the coding sequence ATGAACGAAAGAAAAATTTTTCACAACACCGAGATGGCAAGACTCGATCAAGCATTAGCCAAGCTCCTAGGCGAGAGTCGCAATCAAGTGGAGGCGCTGGTTAGAGGGGGGAATGTTTGGGTTGATGGAGAGAAGAGCTCCAAAGGAGGGGTGAAGCTCAAAGGCGGCGAGCGAATCGAGGTGGAGATCCCCCTCTTGCGTGAAAATCCTGCCATGGAGGTTGAGTTTGAGGTGGAGATTCTTCATGAGGAGGAGCACTTCATAGTGCTCAACAAGCCCTCAGGAGCAGTGGTTCATGGAGCGCCAAGTGTGAAAGAGGCCACGCTGGTGGACTGGCTGAAGAAAAAGGGAATCTCTCTCTCCACCCTCAATGGAGAGGAGAGGCATGGAATTGTTCACCGACTTGATAAAGAGACCAGCGGAGCGATCGTGATTGCCAAGAGCAATGAGGCTCACCGAAGGCTTTCACTCCAGCTCCAAGAGAAGAGCATGGGGCGCTACTATCTAGCCATCATTGACCATCCCCTCAAAGAGGATCAAAGGGTGGAGTGCTATCTAGGGCGCCACCCCCACCATCGCCTCAAAATCGCCAAGGTACCCGTAGGAAGGTATGCCAAGAGTGCTTTTGTGAAGCTAGAAGAGAGTATTGATGGCTCCAAGGAGCTCATTGCGGCGAAGCTTTTCACAGGACGCACCCATCAGATTCGCGCTCACTTGGAACTTTTGGGACGCCATATCCTTCATGATGAGCTTTATGGCTACAGGGGCACATCAGAGGGACGCATCTTTTTACATGCCTACGGGCTCTATTTTGACCACCCGATGACGGGAGAATCGATGTTCTTTAAAGCCCCGCTTTTTGAAGATATGATAGGATACTTGCAACAAAATTTTCCATCGGAGCGGCTGCATGAAACACTTCTTCCGGATGCTATTGTGGAGCGCTTTAGCGCTTTGGGTTAG
- a CDS encoding type II secretion system protein, translating into MCRSDRGGFSLIEVVFVLVILGIITTLAMQKSSDTSLYQARDQIISHMRYAQHLAMSDDKYIGGTQLAPGVNRRAETEEWPKRLWRIQFHTINNAAEGNIGETYSVYSNSPTASGAYNNNPMGYSSIARDPISQKCLSYYNKNNLPSKCEDERDNRLRLQKSFGITSVSMKSDCAANQRTIYFDYLGVPYCGGGSPKKLNSRAQITLTKGGQSVAICVEPLTGYVHSCNN; encoded by the coding sequence ATGTGCAGAAGCGATAGAGGAGGTTTTAGCCTCATTGAGGTGGTTTTTGTGCTGGTGATTCTTGGAATCATCACGACCCTAGCCATGCAAAAAAGCAGCGATACCTCTTTGTATCAAGCCCGAGATCAGATTATCTCTCATATGCGATATGCCCAGCATTTAGCGATGAGTGATGATAAGTACATTGGAGGAACGCAATTAGCGCCTGGAGTCAATCGTCGGGCCGAGACCGAAGAGTGGCCAAAACGGCTTTGGAGAATCCAGTTTCACACTATTAACAATGCTGCTGAAGGCAATATAGGAGAGACCTATTCCGTGTATAGCAATTCTCCCACGGCCTCTGGGGCATACAATAATAATCCCATGGGGTATTCATCGATTGCACGAGACCCTATTAGTCAAAAATGTCTTAGCTACTACAATAAAAATAATCTTCCAAGTAAATGTGAAGATGAGCGGGATAATCGCTTGAGACTTCAAAAGAGCTTTGGAATCACTAGTGTCAGCATGAAGTCTGATTGTGCCGCGAATCAGCGCACCATTTATTTTGACTATCTTGGCGTTCCTTATTGTGGAGGAGGCTCCCCCAAAAAACTTAATTCGAGAGCACAAATCACTCTAACCAAAGGAGGGCAGAGTGTAGCTATCTGTGTAGAGCCCCTCACGGGTTATGTCCACTCTTGCAATAACTAA
- a CDS encoding CoA-binding protein, translating to MECPLPSRGIYPDSWLKEILLCAKRIAIIGLSPDEDKDSHKVARYLLEQGYEVIPIYPKEETILGQKVYRNLGEVHGFVDIVDVFRKSQALTPIAIEARERGGIDVLWGQLGVQNQEAEQILEHSGVRVVQNLCIKLEHQRLFSK from the coding sequence ATGGAATGCCCCCTGCCAAGCCGAGGAATCTACCCTGATTCTTGGCTTAAAGAGATTCTCCTCTGCGCCAAACGAATCGCCATCATAGGGCTCTCGCCCGATGAAGATAAAGATAGCCACAAAGTGGCGCGATACCTACTGGAGCAGGGTTATGAGGTGATTCCTATCTACCCCAAAGAGGAGACTATCTTAGGGCAAAAAGTCTATAGAAACCTTGGTGAGGTTCATGGCTTTGTCGATATTGTGGATGTTTTCCGCAAAAGCCAAGCCCTCACCCCTATCGCCATAGAGGCGAGAGAGCGGGGAGGCATAGATGTGCTTTGGGGGCAGCTTGGGGTCCAAAACCAAGAGGCGGAGCAGATTTTGGAGCATAGCGGCGTGAGGGTCGTCCAAAATCTCTGCATTAAGCTTGAACATCAAAGGTTGTTTTCAAAATGA
- a CDS encoding FtsW/RodA/SpoVE family cell cycle protein codes for MIAIDRRILTHFDFLLLAMILPLVIVSYILIGEVNDRLADKQATYVIVGFISFFLAFLVPIRKLSWSIPFFYWINIALLISVEIFGTTKLGAQRWIEIPFIHFTLQPSELMKPAFILMLAHIIRHTPPPKDGYRFKSFAKISFYILLPFVIILKQPDLGTALVLLLTGYGMLFLIGVHYKIWLGILLAISIASPVLYSSLHDYQRKRITDFLSEKPSYHVQQSIIAIGSGGLAGKAKDEATQAQLKFLPIATSDFIFAYHVERFGFWGAVGLILLYLSLILHLLSLSVMNKNDYFLKVVAISLAMLIFIYAAVNVAMTIGLAPVVGLPLPMFSYGGSSFVTFMVLLGMLENLLAFRFNFMYNFTSFGRGP; via the coding sequence ATGATCGCCATCGACCGACGGATTTTAACACATTTTGATTTCCTCTTGCTCGCGATGATTCTTCCTTTGGTGATCGTCTCTTATATCCTTATTGGAGAGGTGAACGACCGCCTAGCAGACAAACAAGCAACCTATGTCATTGTCGGGTTTATCTCTTTTTTTCTCGCTTTTTTGGTGCCCATCCGCAAACTCTCTTGGAGTATCCCTTTTTTTTATTGGATCAATATCGCCCTTCTTATCTCCGTCGAAATTTTTGGCACGACCAAACTAGGGGCCCAGCGCTGGATTGAGATCCCCTTTATTCACTTCACCCTTCAGCCCTCTGAACTCATGAAGCCCGCTTTTATCTTGATGCTAGCCCACATCATTCGCCACACTCCCCCGCCCAAGGATGGCTATCGCTTCAAAAGTTTCGCCAAAATTAGCTTCTATATTCTCCTCCCCTTTGTCATCATCCTCAAACAACCTGATTTAGGCACGGCCCTTGTGCTTCTTTTGACGGGATATGGGATGCTCTTTCTCATTGGAGTGCACTACAAAATTTGGCTAGGGATTCTTCTTGCCATCAGCATCGCTTCTCCTGTACTCTACTCCAGTCTCCACGACTATCAGCGCAAGAGAATCACCGACTTTTTGAGCGAAAAGCCAAGCTATCACGTCCAGCAATCGATCATTGCAATTGGCTCAGGAGGACTTGCGGGAAAGGCCAAAGATGAGGCGACTCAAGCCCAGCTCAAATTCCTCCCCATCGCCACGAGCGACTTTATCTTTGCCTATCATGTGGAGCGATTTGGTTTTTGGGGGGCTGTTGGCCTCATCCTCCTCTACCTCTCCTTGATTCTCCATCTCCTCTCGCTGAGTGTCATGAATAAAAATGATTACTTTTTAAAAGTAGTAGCTATTTCATTAGCTATGTTGATTTTCATCTACGCGGCGGTGAATGTCGCTATGACCATCGGCCTAGCCCCCGTTGTGGGTTTGCCTCTGCCGATGTTTAGCTACGGAGGAAGCAGCTTTGTCACCTTTATGGTTCTGCTTGGAATGCTAGAGAATCTGCTTGCTTTTAGGTTTAATTTTATGTATAATTTCACCTCTTTTGGCAGGGGCCCTTAG